The segment GTGATACGGGCTCGAGAACTGGGGCAGACCCTTCCTGAAAATAATTCGAGTCCTGTTGATCGAGAAGACGGGAGAGAACTTCCCTGCATTCGGGCTCTTCAGAAAGTCGTGAATTTTCCAGAGCTTCGTGAACCTCAATTTCCAGATTCGAATCGTTCGATGTGGACTGTTCGGACCGAAACACTTCGTAGCAATAATCGCAGCTGGAAACGTGATCAAGGAAATCGTTCAATTCCTGGCTATTGAATTGTTCAGTACGAAGCTCAGGTATCGTTCTGGAATTGGGACAACTCATCAAAAGTTCCGGTGAAAGGATGATTTAGGGAGTAACGGGCAATAGTCTCCCTTCTTTACATCTAACGAACCGTTGTCACGTTACTCTGGTTTTTGTTTGTGTTGAACGTACAAAAGTTCAATTTGCAGGAGCACTCTACGGCGTGCCATACGGACCGCTGCAGCACTGATTCCCAGTCTACGGCCTATCTGATCGGAGGTCTCCACATTGGCTTCCGTCATCTCGAAGGCCTGCCATGTCTTGCCTGACACCGAGTTCTTAACATCCTGAAGAATCTTCACTAACGCCTGCTGACGCTCATCAGGAATTGCCTGGTCAATCTTGTGCTCGGAATCTGCAACGTCTGATTGCTGTTGTGTGGTGATCTCTTCTAACTTGTTGCGTTTACGACAAAAGTCGATCACTTTATTACGAGTGACCGCATTGAGCCACTTACGAAAAGAACCTTTATGTTGCCGCTCGAATGATTGCAGGCTGCGATGCACTTCCAGCAAAACGATCTGCATGATATCTGCTGCATCAGCAGACTGTATGCCCGATCGACGAATAGATTGGTAGATGAATGGCCCGTAAGTCTCCACTAGCTGATTCCATGATTGGTCATTGTTCTGTCCCGCTTCTTTCAAAAGTGCCGCATCGGTAGAACCTGATGGAAATGGCATTGAGGAAGTGGTCATATCGCCGAAAAACATGTTTTATTTTTCATCAATAAGCTGAATAGAGAAGAGCCAGTCTACCAGTCTATCGTTTTTCGTTAAGAAATTTCCAATCTTTATGTAGAAATGGAGAAGAATAAATCGTTAGCACGCTTACTGAACTGCGAATGAACTAGGCGATTTTCAAGTCTTTTGGAGCAGTTCAGGCATTAGTGATGATGACCTGCCCCCCTTAACCGAGTCCAGATCCTGATATACAATTCAGGGTTCTGGATCAGAAAAGGAGGCCCTCATGCCCGCAAAACGACATTCATCCGAACAGATCATCACCAAGCTCCGGGAAGCGGAGGTCCATCTCTCTCAGGGGATGACTATCCCGCTGATGTGCAAAAAGCTCGGCATTCACCAGCAGACGTACTACAAATGGCGTCGGGAATAGGGCGGACTGCGAATGGATCAAGCGAAGCGTTTGAAAGAACTGGAGAAAGAGAATTCACGCCTCAAGAAACTGTTGGCTGAATCAGAGCTCGACAAAGCGATCTTGAAGGAAGTTGCCCCTGGAAACTTCTGAGCCCTGCGAAACGGAGCATGGCGGTGAATTTCGTACGGGATTCTTTGGGCCAGGACCGCGTATCGTAAACATATTCAGCCGACGTTGAAAACGAGTGATTCCAAGTGATTGGGTTGCTGACGAGCGACGGTTTTCGAACGAGATTCGTTTCGCGACCTAAACGCTACTATCAGATTTGACGCGAGAATGACCGTTCGAGTGCAACGGTAGCGGAGAATCACAACACGAGGATCGGCATCTAATCGAGGCTGATTCAAGCTGCGTCTCGATAGTAATACTTGAGCAGCTCGCCGAGACGTTCTCGGCTTTCCGGCGCGTAGGGAGAAATTCAACGGGTTGTTAGACAAGTCAAGACTGATGGTTGCGATTCTGAAAAGTCGCGATCGAAAAGATAGTTAATGAGGACGCAGTACGTCTTTCAATGTCCTCTGTTCGTAGACAGGTTGTAGTTTAGCGACTATGTGATTAGAAAATAATCCCAATTGACCTTCAGCATCTAAATGTTGTTTGGCAAACGTTAGCCCTAGTGAAAAATCGATCTGAGTAATTGCCTCTAATGTTTGTGCACGAATGGTGTTTGATTCCGAAGAATCAAATAAAATACTTCGTAAAGTTGGAAGTGACTCTTTGTATCGTCCATTGCCTAAGAATATTATCGCATAGTGCCTTCTGGGAAGTTCTTTGTTCTTTACGTTCTCGAGAACGATCGGAACAACATCATCGCCTTGTAATATGAGAGGGTCGATAAGCTCACCTTCAGAAAATTCCGTCGTTGTTAAAAACATTTCGAAAGCATCTTCAGGTGTTGCTGATCGAGCGGCGAATACAATGACGATTGTCAGAAGGCAAAAAGAGGCTGCTCCCATAAGAAATCTTCGTCGATTAAAAAAAACCTTCTCCTCTAGAAACAACTTCATTTGGAAGCTCCTAGTGTACTGTCTTGCAAAAACAGGACCTAATCATTCCGGCAGAAATGAAGCAGACCCCGCTTATTCTACCGGCTACGGCCCTCTGAATAAGTTCCCATCTGTCAGCGACGGCACACTAGTCCATCAAGGATTCTTAACCACTTTGATCTCATGTACCTCACAATTGCGGAGATCGCATTCGGTTTTCAAGGCTTCATAAACTTCAGGACGCATTAACCAGCCCCTGTGAATATGAGAATCGAAGATGTCGTAATCTGGTACATACTTCTCGGGAATGAATTTATTCAACTTATAGTATTCATATTCTTCTTGACGCTCTTGGGGTAAATCATAACGGACATACCCACAGAAATCACAAGCTTTTGTAACTCGAGATTCTTTTTCTTTTATGTCCCGATAAGCGTCGAACTCAGTGATTGCATTGAAAAATATACCAACATCGTTCAAGTCATCTAACTTGGGAGCAGCTGCGAGTAAGTCACAAGGCTCTATGACATCCTCCTCCATGTCAATCTCATCTTCAAGGATGATTTCACTTTCTTTAAGCTCGCCAACTTGACGTAACAGGACGGAAAAAAAACAAAGCCCCGTAAACCGGTTTTTTTCAATAACTTGCTTTGCATTATCTCGCACAATGACGGACCCCATCTTGAAATAAACATCCGATTCTGGATACGAGGGAATATCCCATTTGATAGGCTGAAGTCTGAATCCCGGTAAAAGTCTTGCCTTGGGATAATATTCTATTACTTTACGCTCCCACTTGCTTATAAAAACAGATAGTTCTTCCCAAGGCTTATTTGGTTTTGCTTCAACAATATCAGCCATCTCTTCACGAATTTCATCAGGGCATTCAAAAGTGGTGATTTGTCGGTAGGCCCACATTTCCCCGCACTTGGAACAGTTTGTACCTGGGATCCTGTAATCATATGTAGCTGATCCATTGATAAAAAAATCGCGAAAATCTCCACCCATATGAGTTTTATGAAGTTGAATAAGCGTTGCCATGAGAAATCTTCTTTCCTGGAAATAATCGGTAATTATTAAGCGTCAAAAGGGATTTCAAGTGGTTTTGAGATCCGACCAGTAGCCCGGTGATTCCACCATCAAACTCGGGGCGATATAGACCATCTCTTTCGAGCGTAAAATTCAACCGGCTCTGAAAGCTTCTGAGGATAGTGCACCGATCTACCAGAAGCTTTCGTGTAAGTGCAGGTGATATTCCCAGCGAGCAATGAGGCGGCGAAAGCTCTTCAGCCAACTGATGGTTCGTTCGCGTACCGTAAAAAAACTCAGCCGAACTCAAAACACTGCAATTCTAGGGTCTGCGAGACACCAACAGCCTTGATTTTCAGACGAGTTGGCAACAACTCTCGCCGCTACATTCAGTACAACCGTTGCCTCCGGTCGTGAAGACTGGCAGCGATACACGTTTCGCGAGTGCTAGGGCTCAGAGAATGGCTATAGTTCCAAAGCCACCCTCCCCTGTACTTTGGTAACTGATTTGATGGAATTACAGATGCAGTCCTGGTACCTGTTCCTGCTCACCATGGGTGGTTGTATGACTCGTGAACAACAACACGTGATCGACTACCTGCAGACGGAGAATAACATCCTCCGGAATAAGATTGGCAAGAAACGGGTCCAGCTGAACGATAACGAGCGTCGTCGCCTGGCGGTCAAAGGAAAGCAGCTTGGCCGGAAGTTACTAAGTGAACTCGAGGCCATCTTCACTCCCGATACCATTCTCCGTTGGCACCGGGAGTTGATTGCCCGGAAATGGGACTACTCATCGAAGAAGAAACAAGTTGGGAGATCGCGCGTTCGACAGAAGATCGTCGAACAGATTCTGAGGTTCGCGAAAGAGAATCCAACATGGGGAGCTGATCGAATTCAGGGTGCTTTGACCAACGTTGGTTTTCACATCACCGACACGACTGTCAGGAATGTGCTCAAGTCGAACGGTATTGAGCCTGCCCCCGACCGTCCCGCTTCAATGTCCTGGGAGACATTCCTTAGAGCCCACTGGGAAGCGATCTTCGCCATCGATTTCACCACGGTGGAAGTCTGGACGAAGACCGGTCTGACGACGTTCTACGTCATGGTAGTGATGGAGTTGAAATCACGACGCGTTGAGATCGCTGGGATTACTACCAACCCGAAGAAACAATGGATAACTCAGATCGCAAGGAACCTCACCGGCGACGATGGCTTCCTGGAAAACGCCTCCCATCTGATTCTTGATCGCGATACTTGTTTCCAGCCGCTGCGTTCTTTCCTGAAGGACCAGACTGAAATTGATCCGGTACTGCTTCCGCCGAAGAGTCCCAACATGAATGCGTATCTCGAACGATTCATGAGAAGTCTGAAAAGCGAATGCTTGAATAAGATGATCTTCTTCGGTCATTACGCACTCGAACGAGCGCTGAAAGAATACGTCGCTCACTATCATTCCGATCGGAATCACCAGGGACTCGACAATCAGCTAATTGAACCTGGTGATGAAGTCGGATGCGTCGCTGGCAAGGTCGAATTCCGCGAACGTCTCGGCGGTCTGCTCAAGTATTACTACCGCGACGCAGCTTGAATCAGCCTCGAAAAGATGTCGGTCCTCGTGTTGTGATTCCGCGATACCGTTGCGCTCGGAAGGTTATTTTCGCATTGAATCTGACAATCAGCTTCGAGCAGTGAAACCAATCTCGTCCGAAAAACATCTCTCGTCAGCAACTTAACTACTTGAAATCACTCGTTTTCAACGTCGGCTGAATAAATTTACGATACGGGAACGAGCGTCAGTGCTTTTTTTGAGTTTCGAGCGGTCGTTTACGCATCAGGCCATCTTCCATTTCGTAAATCGTGTCGAATACATCAAGAGCTCGATGATCATGCGTCACAACAATCACACCCGTTCCTTGTTCATGAGCGACTTTGGCGAACAATTCCATCACCTGTCGGCCTCGGTGGCCGTCAAGAGCCGCCGTTGGTTCATCGGCAAGAATGACGCTGGGCCGATTTGCAATTGCACGAGCGACGGCAATGCGTTGCTGTTGTCCACCCGAGAGCATCGAGGGGAGGTTGTCCGCTCTATCGGCAACACCCAGATAGTCCATCAATTCGATCGCACGACTTCGTGCTGCACGTTTTGACTCCCCATTTAACTCCATCGCGATTTGAATATTCTCTACTGCCGAAAGAAACGGGATCAAGTTTGATTTCTGAAAAATGAAACCGATATTCTTTCGCCGAAACGAACGTAAGTTGGCGTAAGATGTTTCGCCGTCCTGGACGAGTTTTCCCTTGATTGTGATACGCCCCGACGTCGGTGGAGTGATGAGCCCAACTGCTGTCAGAAAGGTGGACTTTCCAGAACCACTCGGCCCAAGCAGTGCTACCACCTCACCTTGTTTGACGTGCATTGTGGCATCACGCATGGCAACCACTTTAGTGTTATCACTACCGTAGATCTTTGTCAGCTCGTCCGCCTCGATGGCATTATCTTTGATTAAGTCAGTCGTCATGAAAGTGCCTCATTCGGAGAAACTTTCATTGCTTTCCAGATACCAAGCAAGCTGGAGAGAATTGAGATTGCCAGTACAATTCCGGCCAATTGTAGTAAGTCTGAATTGGCTAGAATCACTCGGCGAGGAAACATCGGAAACAGCTGGCTTCCTACGAGGTACCCTATCACAAAGCCGACCATCCCAAGAATCAATGCCTGTTGCAAGATCAACCCTAAGATAACTCTATTAGGAGCACCGATCAGTTTCAGTAAAGCGATCGAATGAATTTTATCGAGCGTCAACGTGTAAAGGATGAGAGCCATAATAATGGCTGCGATGAACGTTAGCAGGACGCGAAACAGCCCGATTTGCCGTCGCACTTTCTCCACACTGCCTTGGAGTAACAGTTCACGTTGTCCGTCAGCAGTGTAGACTGAGACATCGCCCCAACCTGAGATGATCTCGGCAACTTGATTCACTTCGGCTCCGGGTGAGATGGTGACCATGACGGCACTAATCTGTGGGCGAGCCACTGCGGGAAGTTGGGAAGAGGGTCTCCAGGCATTCTCCAGCATTTCCGGTTGCAAAATCGCCTGCTCGAATCTACTTCCCCGTGATTCTCTGGCCTCACGCTCCAATCGCATGGCCTCCCCAGGTGTATCAAACTGAATGGCTTGTGCATCAGTGACTGTAAAAAATGCGATTCCGTCGCCACCTGAACTGATCATATTGTTCGTCGTTCCCACAACGGTGTACTTTTCCTTTCCCAGGGTTAGCTGTTCTCCGATCTTCAAACCGAGTGTCTCGTCGGCGATCACCTCATAATGAGCCTGTCCCAACGTTCGGCCAGCTGTCAACGACAACCATCCTCCCTTGTCAGTTGGCCAACTCAGCCCCAGCACAGCGATTCGAAGAGGTTTACCATTACGCTGACGTTGTATTGTGTGATACACAAATTCTCGTGAGGACTGCACACCGGGTACGGCTGCCGCCCGGTAAACCAGGTTTGATGAAACGCGAGACTGTTCGGCAAACGGTCCTCGAGTGTTTCGTTGAACGACCCATAGATCAGCACCAACACGATCAATTAGCAGCGTGGCATCTTCAACAACACCTCGATAAATTCCCCCCATGCCCATCACGACCATTAACAACATGCCGATTCCGACAGCCGTAAGGGCGAATCGACCGGAACTGTGTCGAATATCTTTGAGGGCAAGATTCATTAAATTGACACCTTACGACCGTCGGTCAGAACTTGTCTGGAGCTTTCAGGGTCCAATACCACATCACCAATCGCAAGTCCTTCCAGTACTTCAACTTCATTATGGCTTCGAACCCCCAGCTTGAGAGGTCGCCATTCAGCAACCCCATTCATATGAATAAATACTCCTGAAATGTCGTCTCGATTGACAATAAGTCCGGCAGGCAACACGCGGACATCCTTTTTTTGTATGATTTCGATGTATGCTTCCGCACGCTGTCCAATCGCCCAATTGGCAGGAAGTTCAAGGACACTCACATCGACGATGAACTCACGAGTTTCTCGATCAGCTTCTCTTCCGAGTCGGACAACTTTTCCGGGATAAGCCTTATCAGGTTCGGAGCGAAATATAACTCGTGCGGATTGATCTGGTGTAATTTTCGCCATTTCCGTTTCATCCACCCACGCATTGATCCATAACTGGTCAGTTGAGATTAAAGTTAATATCGAGCTTCCAGGTACAACAACATCTCCAGGCTCTCGATTTCGTTTAACGACTAACCCATCGAATGGTGCCGAAATCTTAGTGTCGTGTAATCTCGCCCGATGATACTCCAAGGTTTTCTCTGCGGAGACAAGACCTTTCTGGCCTTCTGCAATCTCCGCCTCTGCTCGTGAGACTCCTGCCTCAGCGACAGCCAGTGCTTCAATTGATTTGTCCACGTCGTCGCGACTTGTCGCATTCTGCTCAGAAAGGCGAAGCGTACGATCGTGGCTCTTTCTCGCCTGTTCATATACCGCTTGGGATCGACCTTTGTCTGTTTTTAAACGAACAATTGCAGCTGACGCGGCATCGACGTTAGCCTGAGCGATAGCAACCTGCTGTTGCAACTCCTCATCGTCCAACTTAACTAACAATTCCCCTGAGGTCACACGACTACCCTGGTCAGCAATTATTTCCACGAGGCGACCGGATATTTTCGGGCTGATAGTCATTTCTACACGGGCTTCTAAAGTCCCTGTTCCCATTACTTCAATGACGATTGTGTCTCTTCGGACAGTGTGAGCTGTGACTGGTAGAGATGAATACTTGATGAAATAGATAACCCCGCCTATCCCCCCTATCACGAGAATAAGCTTAAGAACGAGTCGTAACTTTCTTATGTTCTTCATTCTGGTTTAGCTCGCATCTTTCTCAAGTCTGATCTGTGTTTTGGAGTCCTTGGATGACCAAATCGAAGTATGCTTCTATCCAGCGTATCGTATTCAGCTTTTCTGCGTTTTCAAACTTCAACTTCCAAACGGCAGCCATCAGTGCTGGTCCCACAATAACGATTGGTTCATTGACAATTGGTGTATCGCGGAACTCTCCTTTATCGATACCTTTCTTGACGAATCGCTTAAACATTCTTCGAGTGGGAACCAGTACCTTCTGAAAATAAAATCTTGCGACTTCCTCTAATCGAACGCTCTCAGAGATCAACGTTTCCAATATCATGTAACGTTTTTCATACTCGACAATCTCGCGGTAAAACCGAGAGATTTTCTGTTGTAGAAGTGTCGCTTGAGATCAAGTCCTGAATCTGAAAATGCCTGACATAAGTGTGAAAACTGGACTGATTCAATCACGCACGACAGCCACGAAGCTCTCCCATTTCATACTGTAAAATATGCAGGCCGTGTCTCTTTCCGTTTTCATTGTTGCTTGAACGTAATTAAAGACGATGTTCGTTGCCCAAACTGTGCTTACTACTTAAGTGAAATGTAGTCGTCAGAAATCTTTTTTTGGAATCCATTGTGACCGGTAAGTTACAAAAGCGTCAACACCCATTTAGATCATCATAACTGAAGTGTATTCCTTATACTGCTTCAGTCGAACGGAATCCTCTCTAGATCGTAATAGACGAGTATATTGGTCTTAGTGATCAGTACATAACTTCTCCCGAATCGGTTTGTGTAGATGATGAGATACCTAATACTTACAGCATTGGTGGAGGATCAGATTGTACTTGCTACGCGAGTGGATAACAGCTGTGGCAGGCTCATTGAGACAAACAATGCTCTTGGATAGTGGATTCGCTGATTCAAGGCGCACGGTATTGAATCATTCTTCAGGACGCTGGATAGATTCTTTCCATGTTGATGGCCAGCCTTTTATCAATGCCAATCAAAACTAATCTGAAACAGGTGTCAAATGGTCTTGATTTCGCGACTTTCATTGGGATTTAGTTCTGAATCGAGCTTGGCATGGTTAATGCATTTAATGGAGGAGTGACCTTTTTTACTCCCTGTCACTCCAGGAACTTTTAAACCATGAGCCAAGCCCTATCAAATCCAGTCCGTCTTTCTCTGATCTCAATAATTAAATTGTCGATTGGGATCCTCATTGTTGTCGGGATTGCTGGAGCATTGTATTTCCAACGCGCACAGCCAATGGAAGTGGCGATCTCCCATGTTGAAGAGAGTCTAGCGGATGAGACTGCGGATCGTGCCGGGCTCGTCATGTTGACTCCGGAAAAACTCTTGGCGGGCGAGTTGACGGCGGAGGTGGTCGAACGACATCTCATTCAACCAGAGCTTACCGTGCCGGGACGCCTGCTTTATGACGAAACCCGCCACATCGCAATCAAAGCCCCGATCTCCGGGATTTTGGCTGAACTACCCGTGAAACCGGGAGACAAGGTAAGCAAAGGAGATTTACTCGCTGTCGTGAATAGTGCCGAGATTGGACGGGCCCGTTCTGAGATACTCAGGCGACAAGCAGATATGGAACTTGCGACGGCAGAGCGCGATCGCATGAAAGAGATTTCCGTCAATCTCGAAGACTTGTTAAAAGTAATCGAGCAGAAAACGAAAATTGACCAGATCGAGTCGCTATTCTCAGACAAATCTCTGGGGGATTATCGCCAGAGAATTCTTTCAGGATATTCACGATACTTATTGGCTTTCGAGTTAATGGAAAAAGTTCAACCCATGGCGCAGTCGGGAGCGATTGCCACTCGACAGGTCAGAGAATGGGAATCGGATGTGCAGGTAACACGATCGGAATTCAGGTCTGCCTGTGACCAGTCCCGATATGATGCGGCCCAATCGAAACGAAGTGCCGAGTCCAATCTGGCGGAAGCGGAGCGGCAGCTTAAGATTGCACAAGAAGAACTGCGCACATTAATGGGGAGTGCCTCCGAATTGGAGGCTGAATTCAGTAGAGCTTCCCTATCGAGCTTGGAAATTAGAGCTCCGTTTGAAGGTACGATTGAATCCCTCGCTTTAGCGCGAAATGAACGCCTTTCAGTCACGGATTCAATTTGTGTACTGGCCGATACCACGTCACTCTATGTTTCGGCCGACATCCGTGAAAACGACTGGCAGGCGGTGGAGATGACCTCCGGTACTGAAATTCAGGTAACCTCGTCCGCCCTGCCTGACGAACAGATGATGGCCCGGATCCATTACATTGGGCGAGAGGTTTCGACGACCGCCAATGCAGTACCGTTAATCGCCACCATCGATAACTCTGATGGACAACTGCGTCCGGGTATGTTCGTTCGGGTCAGTCTACCAGTGGGCAAATCTCGAGAGGCTTTAGCAATACACCCAGAATCGATCGTGCAACATGACAATAAAAAGTTCGTTTTCGTCGAAATGGGAGAGCGTCTTTTCAATCGAGTGGATATTAAAACCGGAATAGAATCACGGGAATGGGTTGAAATTACAGACGGGTTAAAAGCAGGCCAGAAAGTGGTGCGGAACGGAGCGTTTATACTCAAGTCAGAGCTTCTTCTGGAAGGAGAAGAATAGCCCCAGTTCGCAACGCACATTCTCTGACTTCAAGATCTGGCTCATCACCCTCACTCATTAGAAGCCTCTACCATGTTAACCCGCCTGATCGAGTTCTCGCTGAATAACCGCGGACTCGTGCTGATCCTGACGTTTCTTGTGGCCGCTTCCGGAGTCTATTCCGCGGTACATTTACCAATCGATGCTGTTCCGGATATGACGAACGTTCAGGTGCAAGTCGTCACGGATGCAGGTTCCCTGTCTCCGATAGAAGTCGAGCAATACGTTACCTATCCCGTGGAGACGACGATGGGCGGCTTGCCGAATCTCGAAGAATTACGGAGTGTCTCCAAATTCGGCATCTCAGTTGTCACTATAGTGTTCGAAGAAGGTACCGATATCTACTGGGCGCGACAACTTGTTACGGAACGCCTGAGCGATGCAGCTGCAAATATTCCCTCTGGATACGGAACCCCGGCTCTGGGACCACTGACGACAGCCCTCGGAGAAATCCTGCAGTTCGAAGTGCGGAGTGACAGTTTCACTCCGATGGAACTTCGAACGATGCTTGAGTGGGATATTGCTCCACGACTGAGAGAAGTTCGTGGTGTGACCGAAATCAACACGCATGGAGGGTTTTACAAGACCTACGAAATTCAGCCCGATCCCGATCGTATGGCAAGTTATGGGATCTCCATGGAAACTTTATTCCAGCGGATACAGAACAATAATGCAACGGCTGGTGGCGGATACATTGTTCATCATGGGGAACAGCAGTTTATTCGTGGTGAGTCGTTGCTCAAGTCGATCGACGATATCAAAAAAGTAGTTATTAGACGCGAGGATGACGGCACACCAATACTGGTTAAGGATATTGCCACCGTGGTACTCGCCCCAATGACTCGTCAGGGGGCTGTTACCCGGGATGGCCGGGGAGAAGCGGTGACCGGTCTTGTGATGATGCTGATCGGTGAGAATTCGCGTGAAGTCGTCGAGCGAGCCAAGACGAGGTTGAAGGAAATCGAACCGACTCTTCCGGAAGGAGTCTATCTGGAAATTACCTACGACCGCGCCGCCCTGATTGGCCGTACTTTGAAGACGGTCATGACCAACCTATTGGAAGGGGGCGTGCTCGTAATCGTGGTGCTGCTACTGATGCTCGGAAACCTGCGAGCGGGCATTATTGTTGCCATGGCCATTCCTCTTTCTATGTTGTTCGCCACTAATATTATGGCTTATACAGCAATCACAGCCAGTCTGATGAGTCTCGGTGCGATCGACTTCGGCCTGATCGTTGATAGTTCCGTGATCATGATTGAAAACTGCATCCATCGCATTTCTCATTCCGACGGAAAGAAGTCTCACTTGGAGTTGATTCGCGATGCTGCCGTTGAAGTCCGCAAGCCGACAATGTATGGCGAGTTGATTATTTCTGTCGTTTTTCTACCGATCCTGCTGATGGAAGGCACCGAAGGGAAGCTGTTTCGCCCAATGGCGTTGACAGTACTGTTTGCGCTCGCTGGATCAATGATTCTTTCGATGACATTAATGCCTGCCCTTGCGTCACTTGTCTTGCCTAAGAAGCTGGAAGAGAAAGATGTCTTCTTGATCCGGTGGATCAAGAAGGTTTACGATCCACTCGTCGTACGCTCTATTCGTCATCCCGTGATCACAATCATCAGTGCGCTGTCGCTGTTCCTGGTTAGTATTCCCGTTGGTATGGATCTGGGAGCGGAATTCATGCCAAGGTTAGAAGAAGGAGACTTACTGGTCGAAGCAGTCCGATTGCCAAGTGCCACCCTGGAAGGGTCGATAGAAATGTCGACTCAAATTGAACAAGTACTTCTCAAGTATCCGGAGGTCCGGACGGTCTTCTGTAAGACTGGACGCCCCGAGATAGCGAATGATGTCATGGGGGTGCATCAGACAGACGTCTGGGTGCTGCTTCATCCTATGGATGAATGGCCCGAATACAAAACACGTGATGATCTGATCGAACAGATGTCGTTGGAGCTGTCATCCCGAGTCCCTGGAGTCGCGTTTGGTTTCACGCAGCCGATCGAAATGCGTGTCGATGAACTTGTCGCCGGGGTCAAGGCGGATGTTGCGGTCCTGCTGTATGGGGACGATCTGGAAATTCTCGGACGAAAAGGAAAAGAGATCGAGAGTAAACTACGGGACATTCCTGGTGCAGTCGATGTCAAAGCAGACTATCAGGCGAATCTGGCA is part of the Polystyrenella longa genome and harbors:
- a CDS encoding ABC transporter ATP-binding protein yields the protein MTTDLIKDNAIEADELTKIYGSDNTKVVAMRDATMHVKQGEVVALLGPSGSGKSTFLTAVGLITPPTSGRITIKGKLVQDGETSYANLRSFRRKNIGFIFQKSNLIPFLSAVENIQIAMELNGESKRAARSRAIELMDYLGVADRADNLPSMLSGGQQQRIAVARAIANRPSVILADEPTAALDGHRGRQVMELFAKVAHEQGTGVIVVTHDHRALDVFDTIYEMEDGLMRKRPLETQKKH
- a CDS encoding RNA polymerase sigma factor, with amino-acid sequence MFFGDMTTSSMPFPSGSTDAALLKEAGQNNDQSWNQLVETYGPFIYQSIRRSGIQSADAADIMQIVLLEVHRSLQSFERQHKGSFRKWLNAVTRNKVIDFCRKRNKLEEITTQQQSDVADSEHKIDQAIPDERQQALVKILQDVKNSVSGKTWQAFEMTEANVETSDQIGRRLGISAAAVRMARRRVLLQIELLYVQHKQKPE
- a CDS encoding transposase produces the protein MPAKRHSSEQIITKLREAEVHLSQGMTIPLMCKKLGIHQQTYYKWRRE
- a CDS encoding integrase core domain-containing protein is translated as MQSWYLFLLTMGGCMTREQQHVIDYLQTENNILRNKIGKKRVQLNDNERRRLAVKGKQLGRKLLSELEAIFTPDTILRWHRELIARKWDYSSKKKQVGRSRVRQKIVEQILRFAKENPTWGADRIQGALTNVGFHITDTTVRNVLKSNGIEPAPDRPASMSWETFLRAHWEAIFAIDFTTVEVWTKTGLTTFYVMVVMELKSRRVEIAGITTNPKKQWITQIARNLTGDDGFLENASHLILDRDTCFQPLRSFLKDQTEIDPVLLPPKSPNMNAYLERFMRSLKSECLNKMIFFGHYALERALKEYVAHYHSDRNHQGLDNQLIEPGDEVGCVAGKVEFRERLGGLLKYYYRDAA
- a CDS encoding efflux RND transporter periplasmic adaptor subunit, which gives rise to MKNIRKLRLVLKLILVIGGIGGVIYFIKYSSLPVTAHTVRRDTIVIEVMGTGTLEARVEMTISPKISGRLVEIIADQGSRVTSGELLVKLDDEELQQQVAIAQANVDAASAAIVRLKTDKGRSQAVYEQARKSHDRTLRLSEQNATSRDDVDKSIEALAVAEAGVSRAEAEIAEGQKGLVSAEKTLEYHRARLHDTKISAPFDGLVVKRNREPGDVVVPGSSILTLISTDQLWINAWVDETEMAKITPDQSARVIFRSEPDKAYPGKVVRLGREADRETREFIVDVSVLELPANWAIGQRAEAYIEIIQKKDVRVLPAGLIVNRDDISGVFIHMNGVAEWRPLKLGVRSHNEVEVLEGLAIGDVVLDPESSRQVLTDGRKVSI
- a CDS encoding ABC transporter permease is translated as MNLALKDIRHSSGRFALTAVGIGMLLMVVMGMGGIYRGVVEDATLLIDRVGADLWVVQRNTRGPFAEQSRVSSNLVYRAAAVPGVQSSREFVYHTIQRQRNGKPLRIAVLGLSWPTDKGGWLSLTAGRTLGQAHYEVIADETLGLKIGEQLTLGKEKYTVVGTTNNMISSGGDGIAFFTVTDAQAIQFDTPGEAMRLEREARESRGSRFEQAILQPEMLENAWRPSSQLPAVARPQISAVMVTISPGAEVNQVAEIISGWGDVSVYTADGQRELLLQGSVEKVRRQIGLFRVLLTFIAAIIMALILYTLTLDKIHSIALLKLIGAPNRVILGLILQQALILGMVGFVIGYLVGSQLFPMFPRRVILANSDLLQLAGIVLAISILSSLLGIWKAMKVSPNEALS
- a CDS encoding efflux RND transporter periplasmic adaptor subunit, giving the protein MSQALSNPVRLSLISIIKLSIGILIVVGIAGALYFQRAQPMEVAISHVEESLADETADRAGLVMLTPEKLLAGELTAEVVERHLIQPELTVPGRLLYDETRHIAIKAPISGILAELPVKPGDKVSKGDLLAVVNSAEIGRARSEILRRQADMELATAERDRMKEISVNLEDLLKVIEQKTKIDQIESLFSDKSLGDYRQRILSGYSRYLLAFELMEKVQPMAQSGAIATRQVREWESDVQVTRSEFRSACDQSRYDAAQSKRSAESNLAEAERQLKIAQEELRTLMGSASELEAEFSRASLSSLEIRAPFEGTIESLALARNERLSVTDSICVLADTTSLYVSADIRENDWQAVEMTSGTEIQVTSSALPDEQMMARIHYIGREVSTTANAVPLIATIDNSDGQLRPGMFVRVSLPVGKSREALAIHPESIVQHDNKKFVFVEMGERLFNRVDIKTGIESREWVEITDGLKAGQKVVRNGAFILKSELLLEGEE